The Polluticoccus soli sequence GGCGATATCCTTCGCTATGAAGGCGCCGTTCAAATAGCCATTATAAAAAGTTTATAACGCAATAAAATCCACTTCTAATCTTTCAAAACCGGGTACTATGGCAGACATCAATCAGAGTAGCAAAGGAAACACCCCAAGTAAAACATCTAATCGTGGTTTCGCCTCTATGGATCCGCAAAAGCAACGCGAGATAGCCAGCAAGGGCGGACATGCCGTAAGCGGCAACCGCGAGCACATGGCTGAAATAGGCCGCAGGGGCGGCGAAGCCTCAGGGGAAAGCCGTCGCAATCACAGCAACGGCAATAATGAGAATAATTCAGGCCAACAAACTGCAAATGAGCAGTCACTGGGCGAACGTGCGTAAAAGACACTAAAATAAAAAGGCATGGCGGCGATAATAGCCATGCCTTTTTATTGGTTCAATGCAACACAAAGACAATAACAAGAGATTGTCTTCGTAGAGCAAAATTGAAATATCATTATTACTTTTGTTGTGCAAGCGCCCCAGTTTGCATCTATTCCTACAAACGCCTGTTCTACCGAACAGAATCTTCCGTTTACATTCTACCAGTATTAAGTGACAATCTCCTTGTTAGATTGTTGCCTGGCAATATTCAAGATAAGCGCAGGCGTAGTTATAGATGTGGGAACTTGGTCGTACCTGAAGTCGTAGCTACTAACCTGCGCCCTTTTTGTTTAAAGAGGCAGCAGGATCGTAAATACAGCCCCTTCCCCATCCGGGCTGGTAGCCATGATAAAGCCATGGTGTTTATCCACAATTTTTTTGCAGATAGCCAGGCTCACTCCCGCACCACGCCCACGATCCCTGCCCTGCGATGGTGAGAACATATTGAATATCTGTTCGCTGTCTTTCTGCATAAAACCAAGTCCATTATCCGTTACCTGTATTTTCAGGTATTCTCCATCTTCAGTTGCATCTGCAATGCCTATAGCCTTACCATTGCCTACTTCGGCTGTGATCGTAATACGCGGTCTTGCTGTTTCATTTCTAAACCTAATGGCATTGTCGATAAGATGGTAAAACAGGTTTGAAAGCAACGCCCGGAAGCCCTTCACGACCGGCAACTCACCATACTCTATCACAACTTCAAACGTTTCGATCTTATCTCTCAGCTTGTTGGCCGCAAAGCTCACAACTTGTACCAGGTCTATCTTCGATTTCGATTCCTTCTGATTGCTAACTTCTGTAAATGCCAGAACATCATCAGTCAGCAGGCTCATACGTTGCAATGAGGCCTGGGCTCTACGCAAATTGGTCCTGCCTGTTTCTGAGAGACGATTTATTTCCTTATTGGCAATCATTTCGAGGAACGAATAGACCTTGCGCAAAGGATCTTTCAATTCTTGCCCTGTAATATTAGCCAGGCTGCTAAGTTCCGCGTTTAGATTTTGAAGGTCTCTGTTCTTTCTCACAAGTGCCTTATTCAGGTTTCTCAACTCCTGGTCTGCCCTTTTCTGCTGTGTAATGTCGGAGCTGATGCCGCGAATAAAGGATAGTTGACCTTCCAGATCGTATTCCGTTTGTGTCTTTACACAAATCCATCGTTCTTCGCCTCCGGGGCGAACAATACGATATTCCACCGGGTCGGTATTTCCGTTAAGGAACAACTCCATATAGGTTGCTACAAGTTCCCGGTCTTCCGGGTGCACAACATTTTCCAGGTAGAACGTTATGGAAAGCGGCACGTTGGCCGGCTCGAGACCGAACAAGCGATACAATTCATCTGACCATATAAGTTCATCGGTCTTGACATTGCGCTCCCAGCTTCCCATACGAGCTATTCGCTCTGCCTCATTGAGTAAGACTTCTTTTTTGCGAAGGCTGGCTTCTGCCTGTTTAGTGTCGGTAATGTTATGAATTACATTGAGACAATGCG is a genomic window containing:
- a CDS encoding KGG domain-containing protein, producing the protein MADINQSSKGNTPSKTSNRGFASMDPQKQREIASKGGHAVSGNREHMAEIGRRGGEASGESRRNHSNGNNENNSGQQTANEQSLGERA
- a CDS encoding PAS domain-containing sensor histidine kinase; this translates as MTGNTFDNKDLDLAIELYQSAEQLAGIGSYEIRLATGEMVCSENLCRLLGREKPTIGCSLPDFLAIVHPDDQSVLQEHFNKALDDSKPFEIEFRVLYTEREVKVFYQKCKILTRQNGASSMVGIVQDITARKNAELMFQEQAHFINKVAETAPDLISVFNLLEQKLEYLNHKNSDVYGYSDEEMMDMERARQHALVHPDDRILVREYFERLANEPTDAAHIVEYRALDKDGRVQWFRSRGKVFKRDLAGNTTHCLNVIHNITDTKQAEASLRKKEVLLNEAERIARMGSWERNVKTDELIWSDELYRLFGLEPANVPLSITFYLENVVHPEDRELVATYMELFLNGNTDPVEYRIVRPGGEERWICVKTQTEYDLEGQLSFIRGISSDITQQKRADQELRNLNKALVRKNRDLQNLNAELSSLANITGQELKDPLRKVYSFLEMIANKEINRLSETGRTNLRRAQASLQRMSLLTDDVLAFTEVSNQKESKSKIDLVQVVSFAANKLRDKIETFEVVIEYGELPVVKGFRALLSNLFYHLIDNAIRFRNETARPRITITAEVGNGKAIGIADATEDGEYLKIQVTDNGLGFMQKDSEQIFNMFSPSQGRDRGRGAGVSLAICKKIVDKHHGFIMATSPDGEGAVFTILLPL